One genomic segment of Bradyrhizobium prioriisuperbiae includes these proteins:
- a CDS encoding benzoate-CoA ligase family protein, with translation MTASNGPHGADGIVADQVPVDSAGSREIGFAVPQRYNASRILFDNLDAGRGDRLALMGPLGTRTFAELCADASRWGHGFHSLGLARGDRILMFLDDTPAYPAAFFGAVRAGFVPLLINTLTPPDLLQFYLADSGATVAVADAEFSARFDATACAATALRTLIVVNGAPEVHAVPDTLVADRWLDRFTGDLPEADTDRNAMAFWMYSSGSTGRPKGIVHLQHDMAYSEMAFARDVLKLSLGDICFSVPKMFFAYGFGNSVTFPFSVGAATLLLPGQPKPDAIFAAIGQYRPTVFFGLPTLYTSLTKAEGARAADFSSLRLALSAAEVLSADVFNGWKQLTGLEIVEGLGSTEALHIYLSNRPERKKLGSAGLRVPGYELALRDKDGRDVGDGEEGILWVRGDSNTPLYWNRPDKTAETIRDGGWIYTGDRFVRDDDGFHFFRGRADDLIKISGQWVYPLEVELCLAEHPLVRECAVLALELPDRRMTLKAVVAMNDRACDPAATTRLLQDFVKEKLLPYKYPRQIAFVDELPKTGTGKIDRQALVKAVAATQN, from the coding sequence ATGACCGCGTCGAATGGGCCTCATGGAGCGGATGGGATTGTTGCCGATCAGGTCCCGGTCGACAGCGCCGGCAGCCGTGAGATCGGCTTTGCGGTCCCGCAGCGCTATAATGCGAGCCGTATCCTGTTTGACAATCTCGACGCCGGGCGCGGCGACAGGCTGGCGCTGATGGGGCCGCTCGGCACGCGCACCTTTGCTGAGTTGTGTGCGGACGCATCGCGTTGGGGGCATGGCTTCCATTCCCTCGGGCTGGCGCGTGGCGACCGCATCCTGATGTTCCTCGACGACACACCGGCCTATCCGGCGGCGTTCTTCGGCGCGGTGCGCGCGGGCTTCGTGCCGCTGCTGATCAACACGCTGACGCCGCCGGATCTGCTGCAGTTCTACCTGGCGGATTCCGGCGCCACGGTCGCGGTCGCCGACGCCGAGTTCAGCGCGCGGTTCGATGCCACGGCATGCGCGGCAACGGCGTTGCGTACGCTGATCGTGGTCAACGGCGCGCCTGAAGTCCATGCGGTGCCTGATACCCTTGTGGCCGATCGATGGCTCGATCGCTTTACGGGCGATCTGCCCGAGGCCGATACCGACCGCAATGCGATGGCGTTCTGGATGTATTCGTCGGGCTCGACCGGACGGCCGAAGGGCATCGTGCATCTGCAGCACGACATGGCCTACAGCGAGATGGCGTTCGCACGCGACGTACTCAAGCTCTCGCTGGGCGATATCTGTTTCTCGGTGCCGAAGATGTTCTTCGCCTACGGTTTCGGCAATTCCGTGACGTTTCCGTTTTCCGTCGGTGCGGCGACGCTGCTGCTGCCGGGCCAACCGAAGCCGGATGCGATCTTCGCAGCGATTGGACAATATCGGCCAACCGTGTTTTTCGGCCTCCCGACGCTCTATACCTCGCTGACCAAGGCCGAAGGGGCGCGCGCGGCCGACTTCTCGTCGCTGCGGCTGGCGCTGTCCGCCGCGGAAGTTCTTTCGGCTGATGTGTTCAACGGCTGGAAACAACTCACCGGGCTTGAGATCGTCGAAGGCCTCGGCTCCACCGAAGCCCTGCACATCTATCTGTCCAATAGGCCGGAGCGGAAGAAGCTGGGATCGGCGGGTCTGCGCGTTCCCGGTTACGAACTGGCGCTGCGCGACAAGGATGGCCGCGATGTCGGGGATGGCGAGGAGGGCATCTTGTGGGTGCGCGGCGATTCCAATACCCCGCTGTACTGGAATCGGCCGGACAAGACCGCGGAGACCATCCGCGACGGCGGCTGGATCTATACCGGCGATCGTTTTGTGCGCGACGACGATGGCTTCCATTTTTTCCGCGGCCGCGCCGACGATCTGATCAAGATCTCCGGGCAATGGGTCTATCCGCTGGAGGTGGAGCTGTGCCTGGCCGAACACCCTCTGGTGCGCGAATGCGCGGTGCTGGCGCTGGAATTGCCCGACCGCCGCATGACATTGAAGGCGGTGGTGGCGATGAACGATCGCGCCTGCGACCCTGCGGCGACGACCCGGCTGCTGCAGGATTTCGTCAAGGAGAAACTGCTGCCCTACAAATACCCGCGTCAGATCGCGTTTGTCGACGAACTGCCGAAAACCGGCACCGGCAAGATCGATCGCCAGGCGCTGGTGAAGGCTGTGGCGGCAACGCAGAATTGA
- a CDS encoding acyl-CoA thioesterase — protein sequence MSNTAFTTQVTIEWGDCDEAGIVFYPNYFYWLDCSFQRLLRARGLSLREVRKRFGAVTPITQAHADFTAPARYDDVLDIAVSVALQGERRFRVDYDFTSNGKRIGSGHEVRAFALIGADGTIKGAPVDAEFLSILVPAN from the coding sequence ATGTCCAACACCGCCTTCACCACCCAGGTCACGATCGAATGGGGCGACTGCGACGAAGCGGGAATCGTGTTTTATCCCAACTACTTCTACTGGCTGGACTGCAGCTTCCAGCGGCTGCTGCGGGCGCGCGGCCTGAGCCTGCGCGAGGTGCGCAAGCGATTCGGCGCGGTCACCCCGATCACCCAGGCCCACGCCGATTTCACCGCGCCGGCGCGTTACGACGACGTGCTCGACATCGCGGTCAGCGTCGCGCTGCAGGGCGAACGGCGCTTTCGCGTCGACTATGATTTTACGTCGAACGGCAAACGGATCGGCAGCGGCCATGAGGTTCGCGCCTTCGCCCTGATCGGCGCCGACGGTACGATCAAGGGCGCGCCGGTTGATGCGGAGTTTTTGTCGATCCTGGTCCCAGCCAACTGA
- a CDS encoding DUF1932 domain-containing protein, with protein sequence MSVNPKQWHIGFVGYGEVGRILSEDLRKQDLRISAYDIKLDGGEAGALRDHAGVHGVTLASSATDLAARSDFIVSAVTASQTVSVAQACAPAVKKGAWFLDFNSASPGAKQRAAVMIDGHGGRYVEGAVMTSVPPYRLKVPLLLGGPGAAELTPLLVALGFDAKVASDKLGVASAVKMCRSVMIKGLEAMVIESFTTARAYGVEDAVLVSLRETFPGIDWEKQGAYFFQRVIEHGRRRSEEVREVAETVREAGLTPWSAAGTADRQAWVADLADAGLFGRKGEAGFARSADWRTEADRILASLKPKT encoded by the coding sequence ATGTCGGTCAATCCAAAGCAGTGGCATATCGGTTTCGTCGGTTATGGCGAGGTGGGGCGGATCCTTTCTGAAGACCTGCGCAAGCAGGATCTGAGGATCAGCGCTTATGACATCAAGCTCGATGGTGGCGAGGCCGGCGCCTTGCGCGATCATGCGGGTGTTCATGGTGTGACACTGGCGTCATCGGCAACAGATCTTGCGGCACGATCCGATTTCATCGTTTCAGCGGTGACCGCGAGCCAGACCGTGTCTGTAGCGCAGGCCTGCGCGCCTGCGGTCAAGAAGGGGGCCTGGTTCCTCGATTTCAACTCGGCCTCGCCCGGCGCCAAGCAGCGCGCGGCTGTCATGATCGATGGCCATGGCGGCCGCTATGTCGAAGGCGCCGTTATGACGTCGGTGCCGCCGTATCGCCTCAAGGTGCCGTTGCTGCTCGGTGGTCCCGGCGCCGCGGAGCTGACACCGCTGCTGGTCGCGCTCGGCTTCGACGCCAAGGTCGCCAGCGACAAGCTTGGTGTCGCCTCTGCGGTCAAGATGTGCCGCAGCGTCATGATCAAGGGCCTGGAGGCGATGGTGATCGAGAGCTTCACCACGGCGCGCGCCTATGGCGTCGAGGACGCGGTGCTGGTTTCGCTGCGGGAAACCTTTCCCGGCATCGACTGGGAGAAGCAGGGCGCCTATTTCTTCCAGCGCGTTATCGAGCACGGCCGTCGCCGCAGCGAAGAGGTGCGCGAGGTGGCCGAGACTGTGCGCGAGGCCGGCCTCACACCGTGGTCGGCGGCAGGCACCGCCGATCGCCAGGCCTGGGTGGCTGATCTCGCCGACGCCGGCCTGTTCGGCCGAAAGGGTGAGGCCGGGTTTGCCCGCAGCGCCGACTGGCGCACCGAGGCCGATCGCATCCTGGCTTCGCTCAAACCGAAGACCTGA
- a CDS encoding DUF1272 domain-containing protein — MALQLRPNCESCDKDLPPSATDARICSYECTFCADCAENQLHNVCPNCGGGFAPRPIRPATEWRPGLSVEKRPPSDKRVHLHYSGDDIAAHCARIRDIDPALR; from the coding sequence ATGGCGCTGCAGCTGCGACCGAACTGTGAATCGTGCGACAAGGATCTGCCGCCGTCGGCGACAGACGCACGGATCTGCTCCTACGAGTGCACCTTCTGTGCGGATTGTGCCGAGAACCAGTTGCACAATGTCTGCCCGAACTGCGGCGGCGGTTTTGCGCCGCGCCCGATCCGCCCCGCCACCGAATGGCGGCCCGGGCTGTCGGTCGAGAAACGGCCGCCGTCCGACAAGCGCGTGCACCTGCACTACAGCGGCGATGATATCGCCGCCCACTGCGCCCGGATCAGGGACATCGATCCCGCTCTGCGGTGA
- the amaB gene encoding L-piperidine-6-carboxylate dehydrogenase, with the protein MTLAARVDSILQHLGVHPDRLSGGERVVHSPLTGEVIAQIRDTPPAHVGDIITRSERAFLAWRSIPAPRRGEFVRLLGEELRASKSELGELVTIEAGKIRSEGLGEVQEMIDICDFAVGLSRQLYGLTIASERPNHRMMEQWHPLGPVGIITAFNFPVAVWAWNAALALVCGNPVIWKPSEKTPLTALAVQAVVQRVAARFGDAPADLCTVLIGGRDIGEMLVDDIRVPLVSATGSTAMGRIVGPRLAQRFARAILELGGNNASIVGPTADLDLALRAVTFSAVGTAGQRCTTLRRLFVHDSLYDPFIAKLKQVYGAIRIGNPLADDAVLVGPLIDGAAFERMQHTLVAARKAGGTVTGGERVAGRDAGAYYVTPALVEMPAQTGPVLEETFAPILYIIKYADLGDAIRWHNDVKQGLSSSIFSADIREVETFLSATGSDCGIANANIGPSGAEIGGAFGGEKETGGGREAGSDAWKAYMRRVTSTINYGRDLPLAQGVRFDIG; encoded by the coding sequence ATGACACTCGCAGCACGCGTCGACTCCATTTTGCAACATCTCGGCGTTCACCCTGATCGCCTGAGCGGCGGCGAGCGGGTGGTCCACTCGCCGCTGACCGGCGAGGTCATCGCGCAGATCAGGGATACGCCGCCGGCTCATGTCGGCGACATTATCACGCGCTCTGAACGGGCCTTCCTTGCCTGGCGCTCGATCCCGGCCCCGCGCCGCGGCGAGTTTGTCAGGCTGCTTGGCGAGGAGTTGCGCGCAAGCAAGAGCGAGCTTGGCGAACTCGTCACCATCGAGGCGGGCAAGATCCGCTCCGAAGGCCTCGGGGAAGTCCAGGAGATGATCGATATCTGCGATTTCGCGGTCGGCCTCTCCCGCCAGCTCTATGGCCTCACCATCGCCAGCGAGCGGCCGAACCACCGGATGATGGAGCAATGGCATCCGCTCGGCCCCGTAGGCATCATCACCGCCTTCAATTTCCCTGTCGCGGTGTGGGCCTGGAACGCGGCACTGGCCCTGGTGTGCGGCAATCCCGTGATCTGGAAACCGTCGGAAAAGACCCCGCTGACGGCCCTTGCCGTCCAGGCGGTGGTGCAACGCGTGGCGGCACGGTTCGGTGACGCTCCGGCCGATCTGTGCACGGTGCTGATCGGTGGCCGAGACATCGGTGAGATGCTGGTTGACGATATCAGGGTGCCCCTGGTCTCCGCCACCGGTTCGACCGCGATGGGCCGCATTGTGGGCCCGCGCCTGGCGCAGCGTTTCGCCCGCGCCATTCTGGAGCTCGGCGGCAACAACGCCTCCATCGTAGGCCCGACGGCCGATCTCGACCTCGCACTGCGGGCCGTGACCTTTTCCGCCGTCGGCACCGCTGGCCAGCGCTGTACCACGCTGCGGCGGCTGTTTGTGCATGACAGCCTTTACGACCCCTTCATCGCGAAGCTCAAGCAGGTCTATGGCGCGATCCGGATCGGCAATCCGCTGGCGGACGACGCCGTGCTGGTCGGCCCGCTGATCGACGGTGCCGCTTTCGAGCGCATGCAACACACCCTGGTCGCGGCTCGAAAAGCCGGCGGCACCGTGACGGGCGGCGAGCGCGTCGCCGGAAGGGACGCCGGCGCCTACTACGTGACACCGGCGCTTGTCGAAATGCCCGCACAGACCGGGCCGGTGCTGGAGGAAACCTTCGCTCCGATCCTCTATATCATCAAGTACGCCGATTTGGGCGACGCCATCAGATGGCACAACGACGTGAAGCAGGGCTTATCGTCGTCGATCTTCTCGGCTGACATCCGTGAGGTGGAGACATTTCTCTCCGCAACCGGCTCCGACTGTGGCATCGCCAATGCCAATATCGGGCCGTCCGGCGCCGAAATCGGCGGCGCCTTCGGTGGCGAAAAAGAAACCGGCGGCGGCCGCGAAGCCGGCTCCGACGCCTGGAAGGCCTACATGCGCCGCGTCACCAGCACCATCAACTACGGCCGCGATCTCCCGCTCGCTCAGGGCGTCAGGTTCGACATCGGCTGA
- a CDS encoding FAD-dependent monooxygenase gives MRIAVLGGGPGGLYFAYLWKTRHPEAEVDLFEQNPEGVTWGFGVVFSEQALDFLRADDPDTVAAIAPRMESWKNITLDLRGDTIVIDGVGFSSIGRLELLQILQQRAAAAGVNVHYATHVPSLDRLDDYDLIVAADGLNSTARRAYEGDFGTTLAYSSNKFAWYGTTQRFETLSQTFVATELGAFNAHHYRYSPTMSTFLVECDRATWQRYGFADKSPEESQAICEQVFAHTLGGHKLVSNRSIWRNFPWVWNQHWSFKNIVLIGDALHSAHFSIGSGTRLAIEDAIALTKALEAERDDCPAALRRYEAERKPIVQKLVAAARTSADWYEKFPEYMSLSLEDFAMSYITRSGRIDIARLRAMAPAFMARYEASRSAEHRQAGGAR, from the coding sequence GTGCGGATTGCCGTGCTCGGCGGAGGCCCTGGAGGTCTCTATTTTGCGTACCTGTGGAAGACACGTCATCCCGAGGCCGAGGTCGATCTGTTTGAACAGAACCCCGAAGGCGTCACCTGGGGCTTTGGGGTGGTGTTTTCCGAGCAGGCGCTGGACTTCCTGCGTGCGGACGATCCCGACACGGTCGCGGCGATCGCGCCGCGGATGGAAAGCTGGAAAAACATCACTCTCGATCTGCGGGGCGACACCATCGTCATCGATGGGGTCGGCTTCTCGTCGATCGGCCGGCTCGAGCTGTTGCAGATCCTGCAGCAACGTGCCGCCGCTGCCGGCGTCAACGTGCATTATGCGACCCATGTGCCATCGCTCGATCGCCTCGATGACTATGACCTGATCGTCGCCGCCGACGGACTGAACTCAACGGCGCGGCGCGCGTACGAGGGTGATTTCGGCACCACACTCGCGTATTCCAGCAACAAGTTCGCCTGGTACGGCACCACCCAGCGTTTCGAGACACTGTCGCAGACTTTTGTCGCGACCGAACTCGGCGCCTTCAACGCCCATCACTATCGCTATTCGCCGACCATGAGTACGTTCCTGGTGGAATGCGACCGGGCCACCTGGCAGCGCTACGGTTTCGCCGACAAGTCGCCCGAGGAGTCGCAGGCGATCTGCGAGCAGGTGTTCGCGCACACGCTCGGTGGTCACAAGCTGGTATCGAACCGTTCGATCTGGCGCAACTTTCCCTGGGTCTGGAACCAGCATTGGTCGTTCAAGAATATCGTGCTGATCGGCGATGCGCTGCATTCGGCGCACTTCTCTATCGGCTCCGGCACGCGGCTGGCGATCGAGGATGCGATCGCCCTGACCAAGGCGCTGGAGGCGGAGCGCGATGATTGTCCGGCGGCGCTGCGGCGTTACGAGGCCGAGCGCAAACCGATCGTGCAGAAACTGGTTGCCGCCGCACGCACCAGCGCCGACTGGTACGAAAAATTCCCCGAGTACATGAGTTTGAGCCTTGAGGATTTTGCCATGAGCTACATCACCCGGTCCGGCCGGATCGACATCGCGCGGCTGCGCGCCATGGCGCCCGCCTTCATGGCGCGTTACGAGGCCTCCCGGTCCGCGGAGCATCGGCAGGCGGGAGGCGCCAGATGA
- a CDS encoding IclR family transcriptional regulator, with protein sequence MPTDDGEDARASRRGIQSVDIGFRVLAALAAEPQAATLGAVAKRSGLSASQAHRYLASLIASGMAHQATSSGRYELGPQAIQIGLAALARTDVFAEADPAIADFTRDTGRSTLVAARGPLGPTIVRWHAGRTPVTTSLAVGSVLPLLGSATGHAFLAFMGTEELVGAVEQARATDPRDADVDAIRQRVRTTMSASVDEMLIPGLRATAVPILDIQGRAALVATVMATPAFARTDDEAIVRKLQSVCKTLTERLGARWQ encoded by the coding sequence ATGCCGACCGATGATGGCGAGGATGCGCGCGCCTCGCGCCGCGGCATCCAGTCGGTCGATATCGGCTTTCGCGTGCTGGCCGCGCTCGCGGCGGAACCGCAGGCGGCCACGCTCGGTGCGGTGGCGAAACGCTCCGGCCTTTCGGCCTCGCAAGCGCATCGTTATCTCGCAAGCCTGATCGCATCCGGCATGGCGCATCAAGCCACCTCCTCCGGCCGCTATGAACTCGGACCGCAGGCGATCCAGATCGGATTGGCGGCACTGGCACGCACCGACGTATTCGCGGAGGCCGATCCGGCCATCGCCGACTTCACCCGCGACACCGGCCGCTCGACACTGGTGGCGGCGCGCGGCCCGCTCGGCCCCACCATCGTGCGCTGGCATGCCGGCCGCACGCCGGTGACCACGTCGCTTGCAGTCGGTTCCGTGCTGCCGTTGCTGGGATCCGCCACCGGGCACGCATTCCTCGCGTTCATGGGCACCGAGGAACTTGTTGGCGCAGTCGAACAGGCCCGCGCAACTGACCCCCGTGACGCCGATGTCGACGCAATCCGGCAGCGCGTGCGCACCACGATGTCGGCCTCGGTGGACGAAATGCTGATCCCGGGGCTTCGTGCCACCGCGGTGCCGATCCTCGACATCCAGGGCCGCGCCGCGCTGGTCGCCACCGTGATGGCGACCCCGGCATTCGCCCGCACCGACGACGAGGCCATCGTGCGCAAACTGCAGTCGGTCTGCAAAACCCTCACCGAACGTCTCGGCGCACGCTGGCAGTAG
- a CDS encoding class II aldolase/adducin family protein yields MNAPQKFDDSRSAAEKMFGGLPQPPVFETVAEERQHRKQRLAGAFRLFSKFGFDEGVAGHITARDPEFTETFWVNPFGMHFSQIKASDLIRVSHEGKVVEGNRPVNAAAFAIHSRVHASRPESVGAAHSHSTYGRAFAALGRKLDPISQDVCAFYNDHGLYDDYGGVAADLDEGQQIADALGSCKAAILQNHGLLTVGKTVDEAAWWFITMERSCQVQLLAEAAAAGTNQPLKLISHEAATQAYRIVGTPFGGWFQFQPLYARILKEQPDFLD; encoded by the coding sequence GTGAACGCACCGCAAAAATTCGATGACAGCAGATCCGCCGCCGAAAAGATGTTCGGCGGTTTGCCACAGCCGCCGGTCTTCGAGACCGTTGCGGAGGAACGTCAGCATCGCAAACAGCGCTTGGCGGGCGCGTTCCGGCTGTTCTCGAAATTCGGGTTTGACGAAGGAGTTGCCGGCCATATCACCGCGCGCGATCCGGAGTTCACCGAAACGTTCTGGGTCAATCCGTTCGGCATGCATTTCAGTCAGATCAAGGCGTCCGACCTGATCCGGGTCAGCCACGAGGGCAAGGTGGTCGAGGGCAATCGCCCGGTCAACGCAGCGGCGTTCGCGATTCACTCCCGGGTCCACGCGTCACGTCCGGAGTCCGTCGGCGCCGCCCACTCGCATTCGACGTATGGCCGCGCCTTTGCTGCGCTCGGGCGCAAGCTCGATCCGATCTCGCAGGACGTCTGCGCCTTCTACAACGACCATGGACTTTATGACGACTATGGTGGTGTCGCCGCCGATCTCGACGAAGGTCAGCAGATCGCCGACGCGCTCGGATCATGCAAGGCCGCGATCCTGCAGAACCACGGTTTGTTGACGGTGGGCAAGACCGTCGATGAAGCGGCCTGGTGGTTCATCACCATGGAACGGTCATGCCAGGTGCAACTGCTGGCCGAGGCGGCCGCGGCCGGCACCAACCAGCCGCTGAAGCTGATCTCGCATGAGGCGGCCACCCAAGCCTATCGGATTGTCGGCACTCCGTTCGGCGGTTGGTTTCAGTTTCAACCGCTCTACGCGCGCATCCTGAAAGAGCAGCCGGATTTTCTCGACTGA
- a CDS encoding SDR family NAD(P)-dependent oxidoreductase, which yields MANLFDLNHRVAVVTGGNGGIGLGIAEALATHGCAVSIWGRNAEKNAAAAAQLSKLGGKVQTLVCDVASRDETARATDATLKEFGRIDGCFANAGIGGGGRTAFADRTEDDWRRMFSINLDGVFHAFQPVVRHMIARAGQGDAFGRLVATSSMASLFGTARNEHYAGSKAAINSLIQALAVEHARYGVTANAILPGWIDTEMTEGLQANDKFMANAVPRIPMRRFGKPQDFAGIAVYLMSGASAYHTADTIVIDGGYSVF from the coding sequence ATGGCAAACCTGTTCGACTTGAATCACCGCGTCGCGGTGGTGACCGGCGGTAACGGCGGCATCGGCCTCGGTATCGCCGAGGCACTGGCGACGCACGGTTGCGCGGTGTCGATCTGGGGCCGCAACGCGGAGAAGAATGCAGCGGCGGCGGCGCAGCTGAGCAAGCTCGGCGGCAAGGTGCAGACGCTGGTCTGCGACGTAGCAAGCCGTGACGAGACCGCGCGTGCGACTGACGCAACGCTCAAGGAATTCGGCCGCATCGACGGCTGCTTCGCCAATGCCGGAATCGGCGGCGGCGGACGAACGGCGTTTGCCGACCGCACCGAAGACGATTGGCGGCGCATGTTCTCGATCAATCTCGACGGTGTCTTTCACGCATTCCAGCCGGTGGTCCGGCATATGATCGCGCGCGCCGGGCAGGGCGATGCATTCGGCCGGCTGGTGGCGACCTCCAGCATGGCCTCGCTGTTCGGCACCGCCCGCAATGAGCACTATGCCGGATCAAAAGCCGCGATCAATTCGCTGATCCAGGCGTTGGCCGTGGAGCATGCGCGCTACGGCGTCACCGCCAATGCGATTCTGCCGGGCTGGATCGACACCGAGATGACCGAAGGCCTGCAGGCCAACGACAAGTTCATGGCGAACGCCGTGCCGCGCATTCCGATGCGCCGCTTCGGCAAGCCGCAGGACTTCGCCGGCATCGCGGTCTATCTGATGAGCGGCGCTTCGGCCTATCACACCGCCGACACCATCGTGATCGACGGCGGCTACAGCGTGTTTTGA
- a CDS encoding LysR substrate-binding domain-containing protein, producing the protein MQRSRSSLPPISTLRPFEAAVRLGSFKAAAEELGLTQSAISHQISALETHFRSKLFQRQGNRLVLTKAGSTYGAAVLRAFSEMARAGETLLSSERQEIVRVSATPSFAAFAALPNIAAFKAINGSLDLRLEARNTGVDFDTETIDAAIVANNPPFPGLQAHRLFRSKLAPLARPELRAKFPPVKTPHDLLRLPLIELNNIPGMWERWFAKADPKVKLGELRLSSDSLLAAIQMAEAGVGVVLAPFPLAAPVVAAGRLDALFRPTIAMERPDIYLVYRKTDAGSAKIKAVRRWIKDIIAGLERRTNTTDL; encoded by the coding sequence ATGCAGCGCTCGCGTTCATCCCTGCCGCCGATATCGACGCTGCGCCCGTTCGAGGCCGCGGTACGGCTGGGAAGCTTCAAGGCGGCAGCGGAAGAACTCGGCCTGACGCAATCGGCAATCAGCCACCAGATCAGCGCGCTGGAAACCCATTTCCGCAGCAAGCTGTTTCAACGCCAGGGCAACCGGCTGGTGCTGACCAAAGCCGGCTCGACCTACGGCGCCGCAGTCCTGCGCGCCTTTTCCGAAATGGCGCGCGCCGGCGAAACACTGCTGAGCAGCGAACGGCAAGAGATTGTCAGGGTCAGCGCAACGCCGAGTTTCGCCGCCTTCGCCGCATTGCCCAACATCGCGGCATTCAAGGCCATCAATGGCAGCCTCGACCTGCGGCTGGAGGCCCGCAACACCGGCGTCGATTTCGACACCGAGACCATCGATGCCGCTATCGTGGCCAACAACCCACCGTTTCCCGGGCTGCAGGCGCACCGGCTGTTTCGATCAAAGCTTGCCCCGCTGGCGCGCCCTGAATTGCGTGCGAAATTCCCGCCAGTGAAGACACCGCACGATCTCTTGCGTTTGCCGCTGATCGAACTCAACAACATTCCGGGCATGTGGGAGCGTTGGTTCGCCAAGGCCGACCCAAAGGTCAAACTGGGCGAGCTCCGTTTGTCGAGTGACAGCCTGCTGGCGGCAATTCAGATGGCGGAAGCCGGCGTCGGCGTGGTGCTGGCGCCCTTTCCGCTCGCAGCCCCGGTTGTTGCAGCCGGCCGGCTCGACGCGCTGTTCCGCCCCACCATCGCGATGGAGCGACCGGACATCTATCTGGTCTACCGAAAGACCGATGCGGGCTCGGCAAAAATCAAGGCCGTCAGGCGATGGATCAAGGATATCATCGCCGGCCTCGAACGCCGCACCAATACCACGGATCTCTGA
- a CDS encoding enoyl-CoA hydratase — protein sequence MPEFGTVRYEMPSPQVARIVMNRPTARNAQNLQMTYDLNAAFDIAVQDDAVKVIVLAGADPHFSSGHDLRAGSKNEAGADFPSIGGWGGFREKGAHGRFAREQEIYLQITRRWRNLAKPTIAEVQGKCIAGGLMLAWACDLIVASDDAEFCDPVVTLGVCGVEWFVHPFELGPRKAKELLFTADSWSAQEAHRLGMVNHVVPRTDLTRFVQDLALRIAAKPAFALKMTKEAVNRAVDATGQQTAIDQAFALHQLCHAHNLQQFGTIIDPAGIPATVRKPAAE from the coding sequence ATGCCGGAGTTCGGGACCGTGCGCTACGAGATGCCGTCGCCGCAGGTCGCGCGCATCGTGATGAACCGCCCCACGGCCCGCAATGCGCAGAACCTGCAGATGACCTACGATCTCAATGCGGCGTTCGACATCGCGGTGCAGGATGATGCGGTGAAGGTGATCGTGCTGGCGGGCGCCGATCCTCACTTCTCCTCCGGCCACGATTTGCGCGCCGGCAGCAAGAATGAAGCCGGGGCGGATTTTCCGTCCATCGGTGGCTGGGGCGGGTTTCGCGAGAAGGGCGCCCACGGCCGCTTCGCCCGCGAGCAGGAGATCTACCTGCAGATCACGCGGCGCTGGCGCAACCTCGCCAAGCCGACCATTGCCGAAGTGCAGGGCAAGTGTATCGCCGGCGGGCTGATGCTGGCCTGGGCCTGCGACCTGATCGTCGCCTCCGATGATGCGGAGTTCTGCGATCCGGTGGTGACGCTCGGGGTCTGCGGTGTCGAATGGTTTGTGCATCCGTTCGAACTGGGGCCGCGCAAGGCCAAGGAGCTGCTGTTCACCGCCGACAGCTGGAGTGCCCAGGAGGCGCACCGGCTCGGCATGGTCAATCATGTGGTGCCGCGGACCGATCTCACCCGCTTTGTCCAGGACCTCGCGCTGCGCATCGCCGCCAAGCCGGCTTTCGCGCTGAAGATGACCAAGGAAGCCGTCAATCGCGCTGTTGATGCGACGGGACAGCAGACGGCGATCGATCAGGCTTTCGCATTGCATCAGCTCTGTCACGCCCACAATTTGCAGCAGTTCGGCACCATCATCGACCCCGCCGGCATCCCGGCGACGGTGCGCAAGCCGGCTGCGGAGTAA